In one Corallococcus sp. EGB genomic region, the following are encoded:
- a CDS encoding multidrug efflux RND transporter permease subunit has protein sequence MNPSALFIRRPVATSLLALGIALAGALAFRLLPVAPLPQVEFPTISVQAALPGASPEIMATSVATPLERQLGRIAGITQMTSSSNLGATSIVVQFDLSRNIDGAARDVQAAINAARGNLPSNLPNNPSYRKVNPADAPIMLLALTSPHRGRGALYDLGSTVLQQQVSQVTGVGQVLVGGGALPAVRAEVNPTTLEKYGLGLDAVRTALGAQNANRPKGQLEDGPRAYLLRADDQLIRAEQYRSLVIAYSNGAAVRLEDVAHVTDDNVEDVHSLGLANGKEAIILIIFKEPGANVIDTVDALQARLPEFKAILPADVDLTVMMDRTTTIRASLRDVEMTLLISIGLVILVVFAFLGNLRATLIPSVAVPLSLLGTFAVMKLLGFSLDNLSMMALTISTGFVVDDAIVVLEDIERHIEEGLSPMDAALRGAREVGFTVLSMSISLIAVFIPLLLMQGIVGRLFREFAITLSVAILMSLVVSLTVTPTMCARLLRPKKPRRSRSAFHPFARLNAGYARSLSWSLGHPVLLLLLTLAAIALSGYLFVVIPKGFFPQQDTGRITASIQAEQDISFAAMRQKFTTYVRIIGEDPAVQAVAGSIGGSGPSGSSNAGTLFITLKPLEERKLSADAVIARLRGKVMAVPGAMVYLQSAQDLVIGGRAGSAQYQYTLSSDTLPALNTWAPRVLARLQRVPGLLDVNSDQRNHGLETNVVIDYDTAARFGLTAQQIDGVLYDAFGQRQVSTLYTSRNQYHVVMVVLADFWQRPESLRRIYVTSATGQQVPLSAFARFVDAGTLLSVNHQGQFPSATVSFNLGPGTSLGTVVTRIEAAVRELGLPSEVQGSFSGTAQAFQASLSSEPMLIAAALFAVYIVLGILYESLIHPITILSTLPSAGVGALLALLLFKLDLSIIALIGIILLIGIVKKNAIMMIDFALVSEREGHLGSRDAIFHAARLRLRPILMTTMAALLGALPLALGTGVGSELRRPLGIAIAGGLCLSQLLTLYTTPVIYMTLDRMGRRVREWRARRFAPRGPGTA, from the coding sequence GGCGGGGGCGCTGGCCTTCAGGCTCCTGCCGGTCGCGCCGCTGCCCCAGGTGGAGTTCCCCACCATCAGCGTGCAGGCGGCCCTTCCGGGCGCGAGCCCGGAGATCATGGCCACGTCGGTCGCGACGCCGCTGGAGCGGCAACTGGGACGCATCGCGGGCATCACCCAGATGACGTCGTCCAGCAACCTGGGCGCCACCAGCATCGTCGTGCAGTTCGACCTGTCGCGGAACATCGACGGGGCGGCGCGCGACGTCCAGGCCGCCATCAACGCCGCCCGGGGCAACCTGCCTTCGAACCTGCCCAACAACCCCTCCTACCGGAAGGTGAACCCCGCGGACGCGCCCATCATGCTGCTGGCGCTCACCTCGCCCCACCGGGGCCGCGGCGCGCTCTATGACCTGGGGTCCACCGTCCTCCAGCAGCAGGTGTCCCAGGTGACGGGCGTGGGACAGGTGCTGGTGGGCGGGGGCGCGCTGCCCGCGGTGCGCGCGGAGGTGAACCCCACCACGCTGGAGAAGTACGGCCTGGGGCTGGACGCGGTCCGCACCGCGCTGGGCGCGCAGAACGCCAACCGCCCCAAGGGCCAGCTGGAGGACGGGCCCCGGGCCTACCTGCTGCGCGCGGATGATCAGCTCATCCGCGCGGAGCAGTACCGGTCGCTCGTCATCGCCTACTCCAACGGCGCCGCCGTGCGGCTCGAGGACGTGGCCCACGTCACCGACGACAACGTGGAGGACGTGCACAGCCTGGGGCTCGCCAATGGCAAGGAGGCCATCATCCTCATCATCTTCAAGGAGCCGGGGGCCAACGTCATCGACACGGTGGATGCGCTCCAGGCGCGGCTCCCCGAGTTCAAGGCCATCCTGCCCGCGGACGTGGACCTGACGGTGATGATGGACCGCACCACCACCATCCGCGCGTCGCTGCGCGACGTGGAGATGACGCTGCTCATCTCCATCGGGCTGGTCATCCTGGTGGTGTTCGCCTTCCTGGGCAACCTGCGCGCCACGCTGATCCCCAGCGTCGCCGTGCCGCTGTCGCTGCTGGGCACCTTCGCGGTGATGAAGCTCTTGGGGTTCAGCCTGGACAACCTGTCCATGATGGCGCTCACCATCTCCACCGGCTTCGTGGTGGATGACGCCATCGTCGTGCTGGAGGACATCGAACGGCACATCGAGGAAGGCCTGTCCCCCATGGACGCGGCGCTGCGCGGCGCGCGCGAGGTGGGCTTCACCGTGCTGTCGATGAGCATCTCCCTCATCGCCGTCTTCATCCCCCTGCTGCTCATGCAGGGCATCGTGGGCCGGCTGTTCCGCGAGTTCGCCATCACGCTGTCGGTGGCCATCCTCATGTCGCTGGTGGTGTCGCTCACCGTGACGCCCACCATGTGCGCCCGGCTGCTGAGGCCCAAGAAGCCCCGGCGCTCGCGCTCCGCCTTCCACCCCTTCGCGCGGCTGAACGCGGGCTATGCCCGCAGCCTGTCCTGGTCCCTGGGGCACCCGGTGCTGCTGCTGCTGCTCACCTTGGCCGCCATCGCGCTCAGCGGCTACCTGTTCGTGGTCATCCCCAAGGGGTTCTTCCCGCAGCAGGACACCGGCCGCATCACCGCCAGCATCCAGGCGGAGCAGGACATCTCCTTCGCGGCGATGCGCCAGAAGTTCACCACCTACGTGCGCATCATCGGCGAGGACCCGGCCGTCCAGGCGGTGGCGGGGTCCATTGGCGGCTCCGGCCCCAGCGGCTCGTCCAACGCGGGCACGCTGTTCATCACGCTCAAGCCGCTGGAGGAGCGCAAGCTGTCCGCGGACGCCGTCATCGCGCGGCTCCGGGGCAAGGTGATGGCCGTGCCCGGCGCCATGGTGTACCTCCAGTCCGCGCAGGACCTGGTGATTGGCGGGCGGGCGGGCAGCGCGCAGTACCAGTACACCCTGTCCTCGGACACGCTGCCGGCGCTGAACACGTGGGCGCCGCGGGTGCTGGCGCGGTTGCAGCGGGTGCCCGGGCTGCTGGACGTCAACAGCGACCAGCGCAACCACGGGCTGGAGACCAACGTCGTCATCGACTACGACACGGCGGCCCGCTTCGGCCTCACCGCCCAGCAGATCGACGGCGTGCTGTATGACGCCTTCGGCCAGCGGCAGGTGTCCACCCTGTACACCAGCCGCAACCAGTACCACGTGGTGATGGTGGTGCTGGCGGACTTCTGGCAGCGGCCGGAGAGCCTGCGCCGCATCTACGTGACGAGCGCCACCGGCCAGCAGGTGCCGCTGTCGGCGTTCGCCCGCTTCGTGGACGCGGGCACGCTGCTGTCCGTCAACCACCAGGGCCAGTTCCCGTCCGCGACGGTGTCCTTCAACCTGGGGCCGGGGACGTCACTGGGGACCGTGGTCACCCGCATTGAAGCCGCCGTGCGCGAGCTGGGCCTCCCCTCGGAGGTGCAGGGCAGCTTCAGCGGCACGGCCCAGGCGTTCCAGGCCTCACTGTCCTCCGAACCCATGCTCATCGCCGCGGCCCTGTTCGCCGTCTACATCGTGCTGGGCATCCTCTACGAGAGCCTCATCCACCCCATCACCATCCTGTCCACGCTGCCGTCCGCGGGCGTGGGCGCGCTGCTGGCCCTGCTGCTGTTCAAGCTGGACCTGTCCATCATCGCGCTCATCGGCATCATCCTGCTCATCGGCATCGTGAAGAAGAACGCCATCATGATGATCGACTTCGCGCTGGTGTCGGAGCGCGAGGGCCACCTGGGTTCACGCGACGCCATCTTCCACGCCGCCCGGCTGCGGCTGCGCCCCATCCTGATGACGACGATGGCGGCGCTGCTGGGCGCGCTGCCGCTGGCGCTGGGCACCGGCGTGGGCTCCGAGCTGCGCAGGCCGCTGGGCATCGCCATCGCGGGGGGGCTGTGCCTCAGCCAGCTTTTGACGCTCTACACCACCCCGGTCATCTACATGACCCTGGACCGGATGGGCCGGCGCGTCCGCGAGTGGCGGGCGCGCCGCTTCGCGCCCCGCGGGCCCGGCACGGCCTGA
- a CDS encoding efflux transporter outer membrane subunit translates to MRLRFHAVVLSALGLLPACAVGPTYHRPKVVVPAHFKEAAEGWKPAEPNDRHDRGAWWKRFGDAELDALETKVASANQTVASYEAAYRSARALVAQARASLFPTLGASVSASRAKGAGRTTNTPAGVNAGTSTVGNILDLSLDASWEPDLWGGVRRQLSEAKASAQAAGSDLDNAKLAAQGLLAQYYFQLRALDALQLLLNDAVAGYQKSLQLTQNRYAQGVAARPDVLQAQTQLALAQASATENEIARATYEHAIAVLVGQPASTFSVPRVPLTAAPPPLPLEFPSTLLERRPDIAAAERRAAAANERIGVAIAAWFPSLTLSASGGFVSSALSQWLSAPHLVWSLGPQLVASLFDGGLRAAQTRQARAEYDQAVANYRATVLAAFQDVEDNLVSLRVLAQEVVIQQEAVSYARQTLEVVMNQYKAGTVTYLQVVTAQNTLYSAQQNLANIAGRRMVAAVGLIKALGGGWDPPPPPAD, encoded by the coding sequence ATGCGCCTTCGCTTCCATGCCGTTGTCCTGTCCGCCCTGGGCCTCCTGCCCGCGTGCGCGGTGGGCCCGACCTACCACCGCCCCAAGGTCGTGGTGCCCGCGCACTTCAAGGAGGCCGCGGAGGGCTGGAAGCCCGCCGAGCCCAATGACAGACATGACCGGGGCGCCTGGTGGAAGCGCTTCGGAGACGCGGAGCTGGACGCGCTGGAGACGAAGGTCGCGAGCGCCAACCAGACGGTGGCCAGCTACGAGGCCGCGTATCGCAGCGCGCGCGCCCTGGTGGCCCAGGCCCGCGCGTCGCTGTTCCCCACCCTGGGCGCCTCCGTGTCGGCGTCTCGGGCGAAGGGCGCCGGCCGCACCACCAACACCCCGGCCGGCGTCAACGCGGGCACCAGCACCGTGGGCAACATCCTGGACCTGTCGCTGGATGCGTCCTGGGAGCCGGACCTCTGGGGCGGCGTGCGCCGGCAGCTCTCCGAAGCGAAGGCCTCCGCTCAAGCCGCGGGCTCCGACCTGGACAACGCGAAGCTGGCCGCGCAGGGGCTGCTCGCGCAGTACTACTTCCAGCTGCGCGCGCTGGATGCCCTGCAACTGCTGCTGAACGACGCCGTCGCCGGCTACCAGAAGTCCCTCCAGCTCACCCAGAACCGCTACGCCCAGGGCGTGGCGGCGCGGCCGGACGTGCTCCAGGCCCAGACGCAGCTCGCCCTGGCGCAGGCCTCCGCGACGGAGAATGAGATTGCCCGGGCCACCTACGAGCACGCCATCGCGGTCCTCGTGGGCCAACCCGCGTCCACCTTCTCCGTGCCCCGCGTGCCGCTGACCGCGGCGCCGCCGCCGCTGCCGCTGGAGTTCCCCTCCACGTTGCTGGAGCGCCGGCCGGACATCGCCGCGGCGGAGCGCCGGGCCGCCGCCGCGAACGAGCGGATCGGCGTGGCCATCGCCGCGTGGTTTCCCTCTCTCACGCTGAGCGCGTCCGGAGGCTTCGTCAGCTCCGCCCTGTCGCAGTGGCTGTCGGCCCCCCACCTGGTCTGGTCGCTGGGACCGCAGCTGGTGGCGAGCCTCTTCGACGGCGGGTTGCGCGCGGCACAGACGCGGCAGGCCCGCGCGGAGTACGACCAGGCCGTCGCCAACTACCGGGCCACGGTGCTGGCCGCGTTCCAGGACGTGGAGGACAACCTCGTCTCGCTGCGCGTGCTGGCGCAGGAGGTCGTCATCCAGCAGGAGGCGGTCAGCTACGCGCGGCAGACGCTGGAGGTCGTGATGAACCAGTACAAGGCCGGCACGGTGACCTACCTTCAGGTCGTCACCGCGCAGAACACCCTCTATTCCGCCCAACAGAACCTGGCGAACATCGCCGGACGGCGGATGGTGGCGGCGGTGGGACTCATCAAGGCCCTGGGCGGCGGCTGGGACCCGCCCCCTCCACCGGCTGACTGA
- a CDS encoding agmatine deiminase family protein, giving the protein MAVPVFRWVPPALAWRHHGQEQEALATYQRALDREFGAGAVKAVPIPSDTVIPRQGSLHCITKTFR; this is encoded by the coding sequence ATGGCCGTGCCCGTGTTCCGCTGGGTGCCCCCCGCTCTGGCCTGGCGGCACCACGGCCAGGAGCAGGAGGCCCTGGCCACCTACCAGCGGGCGCTGGATCGGGAGTTCGGCGCGGGCGCGGTGAAGGCCGTGCCCATCCCCTCGGACACCGTCATCCCCCGCCAGGGCTCCCTGCACTGCATCACGAAGACGTTCCGCTGA
- a CDS encoding methylmalonyl-CoA mutase family protein, which yields MADVPLTAADFPPPSVEEWRRLVDKDLKGKPFTVLQSPLEGGLSLQPLYTSQDAPAPSEPPGVAPYVRGTHALGHTEGGWLLCQEYAGPDVGATAGALRDDLERGTQGVWLVLDVPLGLDVKDASTLERLLQHVPLDRTPVHLEPTSDVLRPASLLLEVLAKKAHAAKQGLRGGLGIDPIAALARHGASRVDVARTLAEAAPIVTSLLKDAPGLRALLVSSRPWADAGATSVHELAWSIATGVEYLRELERSGVSPGDAARSMQFALSVGGQFFPEIAKLRAARLLWSKVVAASGGAPESQAMQLHARTASTTKTRRDPWVNILRGTAESFAAVVAGADSVSTSPFDEPLGTPDEQGRRLARNTQLILRDESSLNRVADPAGGSYYLEQLTHEFARAAWAELQRIEALGGISRAMAQGDVARVLTETRTARDKAIRTRKLPIVGVSEFPHLHEAPVQREARPAAPAKAEGAVTPPQPVRLAEAFESLRDASDRYHAAHGVRPRAFMANLGTVAEHTARSTWIANVLAVGGIEADEHHGFADANAAAELFAKANTSLAVISGPDALYPEAVPAYVAALKAKGARTVAVAGRPGDHEAAFRAAGVDLFLYAGADLVQLLKTLHQQLGVA from the coding sequence ATGGCTGACGTGCCTCTTACCGCAGCGGACTTCCCGCCCCCTTCCGTCGAGGAGTGGCGCCGGCTGGTGGACAAGGACCTCAAGGGAAAGCCCTTCACGGTGCTCCAGTCGCCCCTGGAGGGCGGCCTGTCCCTCCAGCCCCTCTACACGTCCCAGGACGCCCCGGCGCCCTCGGAGCCTCCCGGCGTCGCACCCTACGTGCGAGGCACCCACGCCCTGGGCCACACCGAGGGTGGATGGCTCCTGTGCCAGGAGTACGCGGGTCCGGACGTGGGCGCGACCGCGGGCGCGCTCCGCGATGACCTGGAGCGCGGGACGCAGGGCGTGTGGCTGGTGCTGGACGTCCCGCTGGGCCTGGACGTGAAGGACGCGTCCACGCTGGAGCGGCTGCTCCAGCACGTGCCGCTGGACCGCACGCCGGTGCACCTGGAGCCGACCTCGGACGTGCTCCGGCCCGCGTCCCTGCTGCTGGAGGTGCTGGCGAAGAAGGCCCACGCCGCGAAGCAGGGCCTGCGCGGCGGCCTGGGCATCGACCCCATCGCGGCGCTCGCGCGTCACGGCGCCTCCAGGGTGGACGTGGCCCGCACGCTGGCGGAGGCCGCGCCCATCGTCACGTCGCTGCTCAAGGACGCGCCGGGCCTGCGCGCGCTGCTGGTGTCCTCGCGCCCCTGGGCGGACGCGGGCGCCACCTCCGTGCACGAGCTGGCGTGGAGCATCGCCACCGGCGTGGAGTACCTGCGCGAGCTGGAGCGCTCGGGCGTGTCGCCGGGTGACGCCGCGCGGTCCATGCAGTTCGCCCTGTCCGTGGGCGGTCAGTTCTTCCCGGAGATCGCGAAGCTGCGCGCGGCGCGGCTGCTCTGGTCCAAGGTCGTCGCCGCTTCCGGCGGCGCGCCGGAGTCGCAGGCCATGCAGCTGCACGCGCGCACGGCCAGCACCACCAAGACGCGGCGCGACCCATGGGTGAACATCCTGCGAGGCACCGCGGAGTCCTTCGCCGCGGTCGTCGCGGGCGCGGACAGCGTGAGCACCTCTCCCTTCGACGAGCCCCTGGGCACGCCCGACGAACAGGGCCGGCGCCTCGCGCGCAACACGCAGCTCATCCTGCGTGACGAGTCCAGCCTCAACCGCGTCGCGGACCCCGCGGGCGGCAGCTACTACCTGGAGCAGCTCACCCACGAGTTCGCTCGCGCGGCCTGGGCGGAGCTCCAGCGCATCGAAGCGCTGGGCGGCATCTCGCGCGCCATGGCGCAGGGCGACGTGGCCCGCGTCCTCACGGAGACGCGCACCGCTCGCGACAAGGCCATTCGCACGCGCAAGCTGCCCATCGTGGGCGTCAGCGAGTTCCCCCACCTCCACGAGGCCCCCGTGCAGCGCGAGGCCCGCCCCGCCGCGCCCGCGAAGGCCGAGGGCGCCGTCACGCCGCCCCAGCCCGTGCGCCTGGCGGAGGCCTTCGAGTCCCTGCGCGACGCAAGCGACCGCTACCACGCGGCGCACGGCGTCCGTCCTCGCGCCTTCATGGCGAACCTGGGCACCGTCGCGGAGCACACCGCGCGCTCCACGTGGATCGCCAACGTGCTCGCCGTGGGCGGCATCGAAGCGGACGAGCACCACGGCTTCGCGGACGCGAACGCCGCCGCGGAGCTGTTCGCGAAGGCGAACACGTCGCTGGCGGTCATCTCCGGTCCGGACGCGCTCTACCCGGAGGCGGTGCCGGCCTATGTCGCGGCCCTCAAGGCGAAGGGCGCCCGCACGGTCGCCGTCGCGGGCCGTCCCGGTGACCACGAGGCCGCCTTCCGCGCGGCCGGCGTGGACCTCTTCCTCTACGCGGGAGCGGACCTGGTCCAGCTCCTGAAGACGCTGCACCAGCAGCTCGGAGTGGCCTGA
- the scpA gene encoding methylmalonyl-CoA mutase has product MRPTVPDFSRVAFDAPETQTPASMLEQQRAKATEATAAAERWDTPEGIPVKPLYTREDLEGVEHLGSLPGLPPFVRGPYSTMYVQQPWTVRQYAGFSTAEASNAFYRRNLAAGQKGLSIAFDLATHRGYDSDHPRVAGDVGMAGVAIDSIKDMRILFDRIPLDQMSVSMTMNGAVLPVLALYVVAAEEQGVKPEQLSGTIQNDILKEFMVRNTYIYPPGPSMRIIGDIFKFTAERMPRFNSISISGYHMQEAGATQDLELGYTLADGVEYVRAGLAAGLGVDAFAPRLSFFWAIGMNFFMEVAKMRAARLLWARLIKGFQPKSDKSLALRTHCQTSGWSLTAQDVYNNVVRTCVEAMAATQGHTQSLHTNSLDEAIALPTDFSARIARNTQLYLQLESGTTRVIDPWGGSYYVERLTHELARKAWGHIQEVEALGGMTKAIEAGLPKLRIEEAAARTQARIDSGRQAIIGVNKYPPERPDTLEILKVDNSAVREAQIARLRELRAERNGEEVRRRLDALTEAGRRNEGNLLALAIDAARAKATVGEISDALEKVFGRYEATVRGVTGVYSAEAGQAQGISEARAKADDFLKRFGRRPRILIAKMGQDGHDRGQKVIATAFADLGFDVDIGPLFQTPEESARQAVENDVHVVGASSLAAGHLTLVPQLKHALKALGREDIMVVVGGVIPPQDYDALRAAGAAAIFGPGTVIAKAAIELLDKLAAEQEAA; this is encoded by the coding sequence ATGCGCCCCACCGTTCCGGACTTCTCCCGCGTCGCCTTCGACGCCCCCGAAACCCAGACGCCCGCTTCCATGCTGGAGCAGCAGCGCGCGAAGGCGACAGAGGCCACGGCCGCCGCCGAGCGCTGGGACACGCCCGAGGGCATCCCGGTGAAGCCGCTCTACACCCGCGAGGACCTGGAGGGCGTGGAGCACCTGGGCTCGCTGCCGGGCCTGCCTCCGTTCGTGCGCGGCCCCTACTCCACCATGTACGTGCAGCAGCCGTGGACGGTGCGCCAGTACGCGGGCTTCTCCACGGCGGAGGCGTCCAACGCCTTCTACCGCCGCAACCTCGCGGCCGGTCAGAAGGGCCTGTCCATCGCGTTCGACCTGGCCACGCACCGCGGCTACGACAGCGACCACCCGCGCGTCGCGGGTGACGTGGGCATGGCGGGCGTCGCCATCGACTCCATCAAGGACATGCGCATCCTGTTCGACCGCATCCCGCTCGACCAGATGAGCGTGTCGATGACGATGAACGGCGCCGTCCTCCCCGTGCTCGCGCTCTACGTGGTCGCGGCCGAGGAACAGGGCGTGAAGCCCGAGCAGCTCAGCGGGACCATCCAGAACGACATCCTCAAGGAGTTCATGGTCCGCAACACGTACATCTATCCGCCCGGCCCCTCGATGCGGATCATCGGGGACATCTTCAAGTTCACGGCGGAGCGGATGCCGCGATTCAACAGCATCAGCATCAGCGGCTACCACATGCAGGAGGCCGGCGCGACGCAGGACCTGGAGCTGGGTTACACGCTCGCGGACGGCGTCGAGTACGTGCGCGCGGGCCTCGCCGCCGGCCTGGGCGTGGACGCGTTCGCCCCGCGCCTGTCGTTCTTCTGGGCCATCGGGATGAACTTCTTCATGGAGGTGGCCAAGATGCGCGCGGCCCGCCTCCTCTGGGCCCGCCTCATCAAGGGCTTCCAGCCCAAGAGCGACAAGAGCCTGGCGCTGCGCACCCACTGCCAGACGTCCGGCTGGAGCCTCACCGCGCAGGACGTCTACAACAACGTCGTGCGCACCTGCGTGGAGGCCATGGCCGCGACGCAGGGCCACACGCAGAGCCTGCACACCAACTCGCTGGACGAGGCCATCGCGCTGCCCACGGACTTCAGCGCGCGCATCGCCCGCAACACGCAGCTGTACCTCCAGCTGGAGAGCGGCACCACGCGCGTCATCGACCCGTGGGGCGGCAGCTACTACGTGGAGCGCCTCACCCACGAGCTGGCCCGGAAGGCCTGGGGCCACATCCAGGAGGTGGAGGCGCTGGGAGGCATGACCAAGGCCATTGAAGCCGGCCTGCCCAAGCTGCGCATCGAAGAGGCCGCCGCGCGCACGCAGGCGCGCATCGACTCCGGGCGCCAGGCCATCATCGGCGTGAACAAGTACCCGCCGGAGCGCCCGGACACCCTCGAAATCCTCAAGGTGGACAACTCCGCCGTGCGCGAGGCGCAGATCGCCCGCCTGCGCGAGCTGCGCGCGGAGCGCAATGGCGAAGAGGTCCGCCGCCGCCTGGACGCGCTCACCGAAGCGGGCCGCCGCAACGAGGGCAACCTGCTGGCGCTGGCCATCGACGCGGCCCGGGCGAAGGCCACCGTGGGCGAGATCAGCGACGCCCTGGAGAAGGTCTTCGGGCGCTACGAGGCCACCGTGCGCGGGGTGACGGGCGTGTATTCAGCGGAAGCGGGACAGGCGCAGGGCATCTCCGAGGCGCGGGCGAAGGCGGACGACTTCCTCAAGCGCTTCGGCCGCCGGCCGCGCATCCTCATCGCGAAGATGGGCCAGGACGGCCATGACCGCGGGCAGAAGGTCATCGCCACCGCGTTCGCGGACCTGGGCTTCGACGTGGACATCGGGCCGCTGTTCCAGACGCCGGAGGAGTCCGCGCGCCAGGCGGTGGAGAACGACGTGCACGTGGTGGGCGCGTCGTCCCTGGCCGCGGGCCACCTCACGCTGGTGCCGCAGCTCAAGCACGCCCTCAAGGCCCTGGGCCGCGAGGACATCATGGTCGTGGTGGGCGGCGTCATCCCGCCGCAGGACTACGACGCGCTCCGCGCCGCCGGCGCCGCGGCCATCTTCGGCCCGGGCACCGTCATCGCGAAGGCCGCCATCGAGCTGCTCGACAAGCTGGCCGCCGAGCAGGAGGCGGCGTGA
- the meaB gene encoding methylmalonyl Co-A mutase-associated GTPase MeaB, with product MKLLPADTYVDGVRAGDRAVLARAITLVESEHPRHAVLAQEVLTRLLPHTGRSRRVGISGVPGVGKSTFIDALGMHLVGRGQKVAVLAIDPSSSITGGSILGDKTRMYRLAREEAAYIRPSPSSGTLGGVARKTRETLLLCEAAGFDVVLVETVGVGQSETMVTDLVDFYLVLMLAGAGDELQGIKRGILEVADMVAINKADGDNLPRATRARAEYRAALHLMRPGAEPVVTTCSALEGTGIDTLWGSVEDVLAKRQASGELSHRRTQQQVGWMWAMVNDGLRAALRAHPEVAALVPELEQAVREGRATPTSAALRVLGAFLPQSQS from the coding sequence GTGAAGCTGCTGCCCGCGGACACCTACGTGGACGGCGTGCGCGCGGGTGACCGGGCGGTGCTCGCGCGCGCCATCACGCTGGTGGAGAGCGAGCACCCGCGCCACGCCGTGCTCGCGCAGGAGGTCCTCACGCGGCTGTTGCCCCACACCGGCCGGAGCCGCCGCGTGGGCATCAGCGGCGTGCCGGGCGTGGGCAAGAGCACCTTCATCGACGCGCTGGGCATGCACCTGGTGGGCCGCGGCCAGAAGGTGGCGGTGCTCGCCATCGACCCGTCCAGCAGCATCACGGGCGGCAGCATCCTGGGCGACAAGACGCGCATGTACCGGCTGGCGCGCGAAGAGGCCGCGTACATCCGCCCCAGCCCCTCCAGCGGCACGCTGGGCGGCGTCGCGCGCAAGACGCGGGAGACGCTGCTGCTCTGCGAGGCCGCCGGCTTCGACGTGGTGCTCGTGGAGACGGTGGGCGTGGGCCAGTCCGAGACGATGGTCACGGACCTGGTGGACTTCTACCTGGTGCTGATGCTCGCGGGCGCCGGTGACGAGCTGCAGGGCATCAAACGCGGCATCCTCGAAGTGGCGGACATGGTGGCCATCAACAAGGCGGACGGCGACAACCTGCCGCGCGCCACGCGGGCCCGCGCGGAATACCGCGCCGCCCTGCACCTGATGCGCCCTGGCGCGGAGCCGGTCGTCACCACGTGCAGCGCCCTGGAGGGCACCGGCATCGACACCTTGTGGGGCTCCGTGGAGGACGTCCTCGCGAAGCGCCAGGCCTCTGGGGAACTGTCGCACCGGCGCACCCAGCAGCAGGTGGGCTGGATGTGGGCCATGGTGAACGACGGACTGCGAGCGGCCCTGCGGGCGCACCCCGAGGTGGCTGCCCTGGTGCCGGAATTGGAGCAGGCCGTACGCGAAGGGCGCGCGACGCCCACCTCCGCCGCACTGCGTGTGCTGGGCGCGTTCCTGCCGCAATCGCAGTCCTGA